In Vicia villosa cultivar HV-30 ecotype Madison, WI unplaced genomic scaffold, Vvil1.0 ctg.003762F_1_1, whole genome shotgun sequence, the genomic window TGTGTTCCATAGGCTGCATAAAACATGACCAAATGCATAACCATGTCTAATCTGCTGCATCTCAGTACCCTGCGATTTTCTCTCCTCTTCCATCTCAAGACAAATCCTTCGTCTCCATCACCTCCGCCCCGTTTTTCACTCCTCCTTCATCTCAAGACAACACCTTCGTCTCCATCACCTCCGTCTCTAACTTCTATTAAACACTATTTATATTCATCTCCATTTGATTAATCTTTGATGATTAACTGATATTTCTAATTTTCTTGCAGTGTTTGTATGTGAATCATGTCTCGCCCAATTGAGCCATTGAAAGAGATCAATGATTCAAAAGATTTGTGGAAGATCGTTGTTAGGTGCAAACATCTGTGGACTGTCacaagttcttcaaacaaagaacacatggagatGGTTTTGGTTGATTCTAAGGTACTGTAACAAGATAGGGTTCCCCAATAATTACTTATAATATGTTTTGTGTGATTAACCACTGATGATGAAATGTTTATTTCCTGCAGCGTGATATGATTCAGGTTGTTGTCCCTGTTTATTtgctttcgaaattcaaatctgaAATTGAAACAGGAAACTCTTATATCATGCAAAATTTTAAAGTTGGGAAGAATGATTTTGCTTTTAAGTCGACAAATCATACATACAAATTGGTTTTTTGTGGGTCAACTTCTGTTAAGAAAGCAGAATTTCCTGATATCCCTCATAACTACCTTAACATTATTGGTTTGAATTCCATAGTTGAAGGAAGGTTTCAATCAAATTTGTTGGTTGGTAAGTTCCCTACACCCTAATTTCaggaattattttttttttgttgagaaaCTTTAACCAATCCATTGTTTTTTttcttagatttgattggaggaaTCACTGATATCACTCAAACCCAAGTTAACGGTGACAACAGCAAGAACAGAATAGTTTTTTCTATTGTAGATGCCAGCAAAACAGTTGTACAATGTACTCTTTGGGGGCAACTTGCAGTTCAGCTATATGAGTATTATAAGAATACTAAGCAAGCCTCTGATATTGTCATTGTGCTAATCAATGCAAGGGTTAAAGAGGCTCAAGGTAATCATGCATGATACAATAGTTTAGATGTAACTggctattttcttttatatccaaCAATTCTAACTGTTTCTTCAATTTCTTGTGATTCAGGAGGATTTCCAATTAGTGTTTCCAACACATGGAATGGAACGAAACTGTTGATTAATGACCCTGCTATTGAGGAAGTCAAGAATCTAAAAGAAAGGTACTAAAGCATGTGTCTGTTTCTTTATTATATCGTTTGGAATGCTTATTGATCTTCTTCTTAACTGTCTTGCATAATCATTTATTTAACTTGATGttgattttaatatattaaatattgtgtTTACATTTTTCAGACTTGGTGTTGATTTGCCTTTGTTATCATCTTCAAGTGTACAAGTTGAGGCAACGCAAAACTCATTTTATTCTGACTATGACAAGTTTGTTTGGAAGGCTGAAATAATGAGTCTCTCTGAAATAACAAATCTGCAACATGTAAGAAAGATTGACTGTTTCCTTATACTGTTATTGTTCCTAAAGCCTCATATAACTGTCATTTATACTGGCCAACTTTGTAGGAAACAACCTGTGTTACCGTTGCTACCCTCGATAAGTTTGATGCTGGGCAGATTGGATGGTACTATGATGGATGTGTGGAATGCACAAGAAGTGTGACTGCCAATGATGGAAAGCTGAAGTATTTTAAAGAGCATATTAGCCCAGAGCTTGTGCCACGGTATACTTTATATTCATCTTCCATTTCCAACTGGTAATGTTTATATTTTCTTACAAACAGTGTAGATTGATGTGTTCTCCTATGTGCCATGAATCATTTAGGTATAAGCTTGATATAATGGTTGTTGACGGCAGTTCGAAGGCAAAGTTCGTCTTTTGGGACACGGACTGCGTGAAGTTGATTGGGAAGTCTGCTCTTCAAATGAAGATGGATTTAACTCAGGTATGTAAATGTTGCATACAACAGTATTTGAATCAAGTTATTTTTAAGGTGTCTAATTCTTTTTATTATCATAGTCTGGTGATTACGATCCACTTGAATTCCCTTATGAACTTGACTCAATACTAAAAAATGAATTGGCAATTAGAGCTGTTTATCAGCCCAAAAATGGTCGACTTTCGGTGATTGGCTTCAAAACTGATGAAGATGTTCGTAATAAAATTAAGGACAGTTTAAAATTTGAAGAGGTAACCTTTGTAATCTTCGTTTGATGCGTGCTTAGTTTTCTTAAGTTATACACTAACTGTTTGTTATGGGTTGCCAGACCTCAAAACTTCGAGCACTAGAACCTCTGTCCCAGGATGATATGAATAGCATTTCTGTATGTATTTTTTACATGTGATATTCTTTTTATGATGAGTAACATAACAACTGTGACATAATTATAAATCTTATGGTTGCCTTTTTTAATTCATTATAGGAACCTGTATCTGCATCTGCAGAAAATGACCTGACCATTGAAAATTCAGAGCTCACTCCATGTAAGAGACTTATAAATGATGCAATAGAGGATAATGATAGTGTTCAACAATCATCAACCAAGATGGCCAGAGATATTAAAAAGGAGAAATAGTTGGCTTCAAATTTGCTAAGTTTTAAATTTACATCCCCGTTGGATAAAGACAATTACTTTATTTAAGTTGTTgaatgttgttttgttttgttgttatgaAACTGAGTTTATATCTATTGCTGGAATTGACGTTTTATAAAGACATAGTTATTTGCAATTTGAATTTCTCCATTTAGTTATGATATAGACAGGGGTTTCCTGGATTTGAGTTTATCATGATGTGCATTGTTTCAAATATACTCCTGTTTGAAATGTTACTAATGAATTTAAAATTGAGTTGCTTAAATGATATACCCTTGCTGTCATATATTAATTAAGATTTCAATTGACCGAATTCTGAAAAAAGTTAGAAAGTTTTATCTTTACCACTGTCATGTTGTATTGGTATGCTTTTGTATATGCTTTTCAActgatagttgaaaaacaaacacTCTAATTAAAAAACAAACTATCTAAACAAGCCTAACTATCcctatattaaaaaaacataaactttGTCATTTAGAAATCCTGACATTGTTAAATTGAAAATGCCCATATGATGAGTAACAACGTAAATTGCTGCTTTCAGAGGTGATTTAACtgcttatagaaaacataattctAAATTGCAGTTTTAGAGGTGATTTTTCAAAGTTGTCAAATTCAAGTGTGCAAGTTACTGCATCCCAAAAGTCATACTACTCAGACTTTGATAAATTAGTATGGATAGCTGATATATCAAGTATTGCATAAATAGGGATTTTGCAAAAGGCAAGAGATCACATCCTTTAATCGTATACTATTAATATTGTATTGCTTACAGTAAATATATATTGGTTTTATTTGTTAGGAAACTACATGTGTAACTGTTGCGACTCTGCGTAAATTGAATGTTGGCAAAGCCGGATGGTATTGCGATGTATTTGTTGAATGCACAAAAAGTGTGACTCCGGGGGATGGAAAGCTTGAGTGGTATGCAAAACACATAAGTCCAAGTCCCGTGCCCAGGTATTGTTAAAGATTTTGCTGTAgttgttattttttttgtatattttattaTGGCTTATGAGATTATAACTGTTGTCGGTTTAAACTCGATATATTCGCAGTTGACGATTTGTAGAATGTGTAGCTTCTTTGAAGCTTGAAATCTTCAACAAAgacgatgaagatgatgatgatactTAATACGTAGCTTCAGGGACCTCTGTCTGTCTCAGCCGATTATGATCCTTCTATCTCAAATACTAAACTGAAATCTGCTAAGGGAATTTTAAGTGATGCTGCTGAGGAAATCGAAGGTGTCCAGTTTTCTTCGACAAAGTTAATCAAAGATATCAATAAGGAGTGATATCTGATGGcttattttttaaattgtgtTGTAACCAGCTTTGTAGGATATTTTCTTTTGGTTGAAgattttattttgctttattttctgTGATTCTTATATTATGGGACAAATTAAGTGTTTAATTTTAACCTATTGTATTTCTTTCTGATTTCGGTGCGAACTAAGTTTATGtggtattttatttataaaatactatttttttagcTGTTTGAAAATTATTGTCTATTTATAGATTGGTTTAATGTTtgcatattattatatatatatatatatatatatatatatatatatatatatatatatatatatatatatatatatatatatgtatatatatatgtatgtatagtaGTTTCATCATGCTTAATGTGTGAAGACTCATTATATAATAAGCTTTTCAAGATGGATAAAAAAAGATAGAAGTATTTTTTCTTTGCGAGAATGTGACTCTGTtttgtttgcttttgtttttgttcGGTTTTGATGAGAGAGTAAGATGCATTGGTTTTGGGAAGAAGCAAATAGTATGGTTTGGTGAATCTGTAAAGAGACatttgagaaagatgaagagggAAAGAATATTGTTCTGTTTAGTCGATGGACTCAAAATAAGGCTGGTGGTGGAACAAAACCAAAAGAATTGAAATGGCTTTGGATAAATCTGTTTAATTTTTGTTCCAAGCGAAACATAAATAAGGCGTGGGAAGCGAAATACTAAATCTGTTAATTTCAAATGAATATGGTGGCTTTATTTATAAAGAAGACAAATTTAACCATGGAATTTGAACGGTTTTAGTTATTTAATCAAAGGGCTTAAAGTGTAATTATCAGGTActgtattttttatatattattataatagatTTGTAATATTTATTAGGAAAAACAATGACATTGAGAAAatcaagtaataataatattgatatcCACAATTTTGAAGtaatatgaaaaaatataatGACAAAGAGATGATCATCAAGAGAATAAGTATTCTGATGCAATGAAACACTATAAAAAACTTAATTTGATACAAACAATTTATTGTTATGCTTTCTAAGCTCACAATTAAAAGCGAAACCAATTCAAACATACTGTTTTGTCATGCATTTtatcaattaaactatatatatatatatatatatatatatatatatatatatatatatatatatatatatatatatatatatatatatatatatagttgctaTCATTTTTTGAAAGATCACCATGAACAAGCATTCAAGCATACAAACATTGTACTATGAGCAACAACACTATAAACATATCAAAGAGAATCAAATGAGGAACAATTGCAAAGAGCAACATATCCATTACAATTGCAGCATACATTTCAATTGCAAATATGTCAAGAAGCAGCATacattaaaatgagaagaatataAGCAACAACACAAAAAACGTATCAAAGAGAATCAAATGAGGAACAAATGCAGAGAGCAACAGATCCATTGCAATTGCAGCATACATTACAATTGCAGAGATATCAAGAAGCATCATAAATTTCAATGAGAAGAATATAAGCAACAACACGATAAACATATCAATGATAATCGAATGAGGAACAATTGCAGAGAGCAACAGGTCCATTACAATTGCAGCATACATTACAATTACAGAGATATCAAGAAGCAGCATACATTACAATGAGAAGAATATAAGCAACAACACTATAAACATGTCAAAGAGAATTATATGAGGAACAATTGCATAGAGCAACAGATGCATATATACACTATGTCAATTAGAAGAATACTAAATCTGTGAAATCACACAGATCCATATATAGATCATGTTAAGCTTGAACCAATATATTGTAGCAATAAATCCAGAAATCATTACAGTCCAATGCTAAtcctaaattataattaaaacaaacTTCAAATGAGGAAATAAACTAATCAGAAATGGCTAAATTCAACATCTCCTGAAGACGGATGAATGCTAAGCTTCAGtccttcaaacaaaacaaaacctgGACTAACAAAACACTGCCACCATATGTTTTCCTCATCAAAAATTCCTGCACTGGACAACCATAAAAATGTTAGAAAAAATGGCAGTTTCTTACATATCACCACATTAAATTCTGAATGTCAATGTTATACCATAATTACACTGAGACACATATCACATACCAATTTTACATGTTGGAAACCAATTCTGACAAGACCTTCCATTCACTATCATACAACATACAAAGTTGATTACAATATGGATATAGAAGAACGAAATCTAAGAACAAAAGTAAATATTAGTATATCTAACTAAAATAATGGCATACCTTTCAGTTTCTAAATCGATATACACGATAGACAGTCCCTCGCACACATCCACGACTCTGTGATTCACATCAAGCCCCGCGCTGATCATTACATCTGCTACAGATTGAACATCGTCAACTACAGCAAACCCTAGACCAAGCTTCTTTGCCTCATGTTTTCCCCTCCACTTGATTTCAACCATCTTTCGTTGCCACACACCTGCGATATTCCTCAGCTTCTTCTCCTTTTCCCATATGCATGCATCGCTGTCCGATACGCTTAAACCCAAACTCACGCACAACTTGGTCACCTGACCTTTCTTCCATCTCAAGGACCTACGGAGATCCTGAGACAATCGTCTCAACTTCCTTTTGACGGCAAATCTCTCCCACCGATCATCAACCACAATGAATTTTAAATTCCTACATAGATAGAAAGAGgtctaaatcaaaataaaaatgttgAAGAAGAAACAGAAAGGATAAGATTGTCGATGGAAGACAAAATTTTCACCTGCATGCTTTGGCGATTTCGGATGAGCGTGACATTTTCAGATGGCCAAGTTTGGATGTTGTCGCTACTCAGCTACTGTCTCTCGGAAAGCACTGTCGAGTATATATTTGTGAGCTACAACACTTATCCCAGTGATACAACTTCTGCAAACGTGATGTATGTGTTCCTTGGAACCCGTTCAGCTTCGTCTTCATAATTGCATTGGTCATTAATTGACACCACTTTTCCAAATACCAGTGACATATTAGGTAAACGTGCAACTGTTGAGATCTTCTAAATATATCAACCAtgtttaaaaaatatacaaacagTATTTAAATAACAATTTAAACTTACTttgtattaatatattaatataatctcCCACCATTTTTTCCTTAATGTTTAATTGAATTTGTTAATTGACTAACTATACAGAATATTGACTTATgactattaattaaataatgtaatataatctttttattattttattgatatgttattcaaagtttatcagcaatatttaattgattgtatcaaaattttatttctaaattatgtttttttaaaaataattgttatctTTAACTAAATTTTTAGTAACAAGGATTTCTTATATGtttcctattttatttaaatatgttatatctgttataattgttattttttattaacaatttatttattCCAAACATCTTATGATTATAAATGAGttataattgttaatattattatattaccacccctatatattattattgttatatgcaTTGTTTTGATTTTCCAAATTCATATATGATAACTTTGTAATCTATAAAAAATACATAGGTGTTATGAAATAACTTTGTAATCTATTTCTTATATCCCAtaactttttttttcaataattaaaaggtcttttttatttatttaacaattattattattcttatatgCTTGTGTGAAATTTGGACCAATCACATTCATTGTGTGATGGAACAAGATTGATTGTCACAAGATCGGTCAATCATGTCATTGAGGCAAAAATTATTTCTGGCAAGAACATAGATAACCTTTTTTACATTCCTCGAATGTCTATGTCCCCTTCAGAGTCACCGTGGCCATTTAAGTTGATTAGGAGACAATTTCCACTACCACAAATGTTGTATACAAGGAGGTTTTCCAATCACTTTGTTAGATGGTAAGCTTATTCTTCTTTTCCATCTTTGTAACTGTTTATGAAACACACAATGTATACGATGCATGTTGTTGGCTGGTTGCAATCATACAAGAAGGTAGCATCTGATATCTATACCAGCAAATatgtttgttgtttttattttaagacATAAAAAATTGAATGTATTAATAACTTTTTCATTGTTTTGCCGTTTTGTGTCATGTGTTtaacatttattaatatttactaAAACTTGGAAAACACTTAGGCTAAATATATGTCGTTAATTTATATAAGGGAACATTACAAGTGATAGACTGATTCATGTAATATCATCCcgaccagacccgtgcgatagcacgggtttcctactagtaaAATAGAAAAAAGCAAGATGAGTAAATGGGCAAGTCTGACACATGGCAAGCTCAcatcaatatgttcttcttcactcttagaatatatcagaatatcatcgataaataccaccacaaactgatccaggtaaagatgaaagatcctattcatatactccatgaaaacacctggCGCATtattcactccaaatggcatcactgtatactcgtaatggccataccttgttctaaatgccgttttctgaatatcgtccatcttcacccgaatctgatgatatcccgaccttaagtcaattttgctgaacacactcacaccaaccaattgatccatcaaatcatcaatcctcggtaatggataccgattcttgatagtaactttattcagctgtctataatccacacacaatctcatagagccttctttcttctttatcagcaacaccggcgcaccccacggcgacacactaggacgaatgaattctttttccagtaactcttctagttgactcttcaactccgctaattcagatgccggcatacgatacggtgccattgacacaggactagttccaggaactaactcaatagcaaattctacctccctctctggcgataactctcttacatcctctgggaaaacttctggaaattcacatactaccggtaagtcactacttaccgccttcttcttcacttccatggatgcaatcaacataaacaaggcagccccgtccttcattgcttcatccacttgtctagcagtcattgctaaactctcaacaccgacatcttccggaaaaataaccgtcttcgtgaaacagttgatatgaacccgattaaattgcaaccaattcatacccaggatgacatcaagttgttccaacggaaggcacactaagtccattctgaactctctaccaaaaatatcaattggacagttcaaacaggcaaacgaagtagtcactgaacccgacgcaggagtttcaatgatcatacttccatgaatatcagatatttccaagttcagacatttagcacaatccaacgaaataaacgagtgagttgctccagtatctattattgcaattaaaggagtgccatggataaaacacgtacctttaatcaatcgatcctctggagtagtctctgaacctgataaagcgaaaactttacccccagcttgattcttctttggcttaggacactgtggactaatatggccctcttcaccacagttataacaagtcacagcccttcccttgcagtcaacagcaatgtggcctgctttaccacacctgtagcacttcttctcttcgcttttgcactcgtgaacacgatgtccaggttccccacacttaaagcacttaacaggggcactagagtctcccccactaggcttcttccaacctccaGCCTTATAATTAcccctaccatatggtttaccacggtccataggcttcttccctttcttgtcaactaactcgcgggagtgagatgacttcagcttgaggttatcctcttcatagatcctactacaatccaccaaatctgtaaaccgacgaatcctttggtacctgattccctgcttaatttcatcacggagaccattctcgaacttgacacatttcgaaaattcactcgcttcatcattgttatagtggacatagtacttggccagctcaacaaactttgaagcatattccggtaccgtcatgttaccttgtgtcagctccaaaaactcaacttctttcttgccccgaatatcctcaggaaagtacctcctcaggaattctcgcctgaatacagcccaagtaatcgctacacctgcagattcaagttcatctctactagccatccaccaatcatcagcttcttcagacagcatgtgagtcccatacctcaccttcagattttcagcacaatcgatcactctgaaTATCCTTTCAAttttccttcagccacctctgagcaccttcgggatcgtgcgtgcctttgaacaacggaggattgttcctctgaaaattgttcagctgcctgtcagcaccaataccagctccattggcattccctcctaatacaccagcaatcatgcccagagcctcagcaatcgcgtcgtcatttcttccccctctttcggccattgttctgctaaatatcagacaatattcattagaacaagaagtatcgacagtgtcaaccttacactaatcgtatacgaaggattaaccgacactaagactctgactcaaacgaccaaccaggctctgatgcctctattgtaacacccttctagaccccgcggaaaatttaacaaaatcagagtaaacatgaaaaagggtattacaactccaataaaataaacaaagattcatgtcatgccataaaggaacgataaaccaaaaattattcagatatcatgttaacacagcggaatattcttaacaactgaataattaaacatccagagtcggagactcatgatccaaccataaaccataaacaaaacaaggatttatcaaccaatcctaaaataacgttcccagtgttacacgaccagagcatgacacagacccaactgactctaacgaattacttgacgagctaatcctcaccaagtacacaagctactcctcaatctgaaaaaaataacaacagtaagggtgagtttcattcgcattaacaaatgttataggaatataaacaatacaacttcattcatacattattcacccaaattcaattatattcagatagtatagcaacattcatcagatacaatcatccataccaaatacacacaaattataacattggactacTTTcgttcatgttacaattatacacaacaacctaatgcaatgcaactaaatgcatgtggtacgaaacatgggataacccatctcaccgatccaccaccataaagattcggctacttctctcaccaattccacacaatgggaattagctaccgctgtcccaccaccataagggatacagcccacaacatgattatgaaatgcatgcatcacataccgcatgttAATCATCAATACCAaccaactgaacaatcataatcatcaaccgatgcaataacaatagccacacaatagttatgctattttttttcaaccatctcaaatatacattttacatcagcaacacatgtatattaatcatcaatcacaacCAAGACGAGTTAATAGTCAAAACATTCACCAGTGCATTtgtaagcataaaccaccacaaccaattaaatcaagtgttttaaaataaaatcgagtcacaactcaaaataCTATTTTATTGCGTAAATCGCttaattagcttcactgtgctcgaaacggcacatcaaacggactaacagttaaaaagttatgcatcgttaaacttttaaaaaaagtcCCAAatatcaacagcacgcggcgccaacttggttcgcggcgccaactgagcgttccaaaaatccttggctctctgccaagctattcgcggtgCAAACACCTGTACGCGACGCGAAAccagaaaaagttacgccttcgcggcgccaacacaggtacgcggcgcgacctgtgcgtatcacaacgtcctggcattctgcccacctgttcgcggcgcccaccctgtgcacgcggcgcgaaccggcgatttcagaaaccccaacatgcagaaaacagcattctatacatcccaaatgccctcaaaatcataccagtacgaatttcagaaaatgaaccacacatacaacacaatTTGCACAGTAGTATACACAATTCAAGCATcaattgacatcataacatcatacacATCATGGATTCAATAAAGGATTAAAAGTCACACAAATTAacccaatccctaaacctatcataagactcaattgatacgaattccacatctattctatgctatcaacccctaacccgacatacaatccaattcagaatcctaacatacaaactctattgaatcattcatacaacccataatagaggttaatgagaagaatccccccttacctcgatgtcgaattcttagatgcccttgctcttcactcttgctcttctcccaatttcacgttcagctcttttcttctcccttttggttctcttttcacaaaatcctcctcttttctattttatgaaaatataaccttattttagaaaaaaaggctttgcaactgacacaccccccaattgctacttgcgacactggcccattagccttattaatccatatttctcaaataattcaattaattctattatttaataaaaaaaaattaattaaattaaataaagaaatttatggggtgttataggactcatacaaaacttacattcctccaacaacccatcttgagtaccaaactcattgtcgtaaaacaacatacaaccattaatgcaacaatcaatctttcttactcttaagcccaacttcgacaccaacttctttgcttcataaaatgttgtaggcaagttgtctttcattgcagttgagtccaacatcatttttacgaagaattccaaacactgatcaggaacattccaatttgccttggcggccaacaatctcacacacattgataactttgagtcagacgatccatcaaacaacgacgtattcatctcattcaacaactgataaaatttttgcgcttcctcattcggcaactcttccccaccaaaataTTCAGGttcatcataggtcacgttcacaccaaaagcatcctcaaccatgtcaccaatcagattaaagttttcctcatattccataggcggccgactacttgaagcatgagagttgctagtctctggtacgttactaggcagttcttcaccgttaaacgtccaaacccaataatttgcaatgaaatcccttctatgcaaatgagatgttatttcctgtgggtcactaattattggtctacattcacatttaagacagggacacctaactcctccttcgcttcgacataattcctggTCAAACGCCCAACagataaacccttcaactcctactataaaattgggtttaagtcccattcttcctggaaatgttctatcgtacatccaactacgataatacggataatattccatactgcacatttatacaatcattgtcattttgagttagtaatattaatcaacttaatattattcttagacgtatactacacatgttatattgaatatatgttaaccataaagttactattttattaactacacattttaaactacacatattgaaaatattatttaataaaaatactactaatatttttaactacacatgttatattaaaaatactactattaaatat contains:
- the LOC131641447 gene encoding uncharacterized protein LOC131641447, coding for MSRPIEPLKEINDSKDLWKIVVRCKHLWTVTSSSNKEHMEMVLVDSKRDMIQVVVPVYLLSKFKSEIETGNSYIMQNFKVGKNDFAFKSTNHTYKLVFCGSTSVKKAEFPDIPHNYLNIIGLNSIVEGRFQSNLLVDLIGGITDITQTQVNGDNSKNRIVFSIVDASKTVVQCTLWGQLAVQLYEYYKNTKQASDIVIVLINARVKEAQGGFPISVSNTWNGTKLLINDPAIEEVKNLKERLGVDLPLLSSSSVQVEATQNSFYSDYDKFVWKAEIMSLSEITNLQHETTCVTVATLDKFDAGQIGWYYDGCVECTRSVTANDGKLKYFKEHISPELVPRYKLDIMVVDGSSKAKFVFWDTDCVKLIGKSALQMKMDLTQSGDYDPLEFPYELDSILKNELAIRAVYQPKNGRLSVIGFKTDEDVRNKIKDSLKFEETSKLRALEPLSQDDMNSISEPVSASAENDLTIENSELTPCKRLINDAIEDNDSVQQSSTKMARDIKKEK
- the LOC131641453 gene encoding uncharacterized protein LOC131641453; the protein is MSRSSEIAKACRNLKFIVVDDRWERFAVKRKLRRLSQDLRRSLRWKKGQVTKLCVSLGLSVSDSDACIWEKEKKLRNIAGVWQRKMVEIKWRGKHEAKKLGLGFAVVDDVQSVADVMISAGLDVNHRVVDVCEGLSIVYIDLETESEWKVLSELVSNM